In one Arachis duranensis cultivar V14167 chromosome 9, aradu.V14167.gnm2.J7QH, whole genome shotgun sequence genomic region, the following are encoded:
- the LOC107464056 gene encoding trihelix transcription factor ENAP1 — MDGTEDDDLRYPSNPYGVNHQGYGYLSHRRLPVRTSQYLQPVANDFVEHNDNANDNEEEKEDEEDEDEEQIIEEDHDDGDDVDSQRNAVPNNVEEGDDEDRDGDEIGGNNDDGEEEDDEEDEEDDDDAKPKIYSMKVDDDMEWHPKKRKLKSLISAYEFAPRVPVPSAAAPSTPKPSSGGRNSLTDWTERETFVLLDAWGDKFLQHGRKSLRSEEWQEVAEKVSKVSKIERKDAQCRNRLDTLKKKYKKEKAKSEKMGSGTCKWVYFQRMDKLMSSPVQQPGLSCGLDSGEYVFTNPRVYLNRANGFDQMRDSPGNSESFGEQGSNGHKHKKRRYARYSNDDASSFRLLANSIQKFGEIYEKIENSRRQQMVELEKMRMEFHKDLETQKRQILERVQSEISKLHQRDDDEEENDD; from the coding sequence ATGGATGGAACTGAGGATGATGATCTAAGGTATCCCTCTAACCCATATGGTGTTAATCACCAGGGTTATGGCTATCTGAGTCATAGGAGACTTCCGGTTCGGACTTCGCAGTATCTTCAGCCAGTTGCAAATGATTTTGTGGAACATAATGACAATGCCAATGATaatgaggaggagaaggaggatgaagaagatgaagatgaagaacagataatagaagaagatcatgatgatggtgatgatgttGATTCCCAAAGGAATGCTGTCCCCAACaatgttgaggaaggtgatgatgaAGACAGGGATGGGGATGAAATTGGTGGTAACAATGATGATGGCGAGGAGGAGGATGATGAGGAGGATgaggaagatgatgatgatgctaaGCCGAAAATATATAGCATGAAGGTTGatgatgatatggagtggcacCCGAAAAAGCGAAAGCTGAAGAGTTTGATTTCAGCTTATGAATTTGCACCCCGGGTACCAGTGCCATCGGCAGCGGCTCCTTCAACCCCTAAACCATCTTCTGGTGGTAGGAACTCCCTTACTGATTGGACCGAGCGCGAGACTTTCGTTCTTCTTGATGCTTGGGGTGATAAGTTTCTTCAACATGGGAGGAAGAGTCTTCGGTCTGAGGAATGGCAAGAAGTTGCAGAGAAGGTATCAAAAGTTTCCAAGATTGAAAGGAAAGATGCTCAGTGTCGAAACCGGTTAGATACCTTGAAGAAGAAGTACAAGAAGGAGAAGGCTAAATCAGAGAAAATGGGTAGTGGAACTTGCAAGTGGGTTTATTTTCAGAGGATGGATAAGCTGATGTCCTCTCCAGTGCAGCAACCAGGTCTCTCATGCGGTTTGGACTCCGGAGAATATGTGTTTACGAATCCTCGAGTCTATTTGAACCGCGCAAATGGGTTTGATCAGATGAGGGATAGTCCTGGAAATTCTGAATCCTTTGGCGAACAAGGTTCAAATGGACATAAACATAAGAAAAGAAGGTATGCAAGGTACAGCAACGATGATGCATCCTcattcagattgcttgctaaTTCCATTCAGAAATTCGGCGAGATATATGAGAAGATTGAGAACAGTAGAAGGCAGCAGATGGTGGAACTGGAAAAGATGAGGATGGAGTTCCATAAGGATCTTGAAACACAAAAGAGGCAGATCCTAGAGAGAGTTCAGAGTGAAATTTCAAAACTACATCAGAgagatgatgatgaggaggagaatGATGACTAG
- the LOC107464023 gene encoding heat shock 70 kDa protein 15, translating to MSVVGFDFGNESCIVAVARQRGIDVVLNDESKRETPAIVCFGDKQRFIGTAGAASTMMNPKNSVSQMKRLIGKKFSDPELQRDIKSLPFNVTEGPDGFPLIHARYMGEVKTFTPTQVFGMMLSNLKEIAQKNLNAAVVDCCIGIPVYFTDIQRRAVLDAATIAGLHPLRLFHETTATALAYGIYKTDLPENDQLNVAFVDIGHASMQVCIAGFKKGQLKVLAHSYDRSLGGRDFDEVLFHHFAEKFKMEYKIDVLQNARACLRLRAACEKLKKVLSANPEAPLNIECLMDEKDVRGFIKRDEFEQLSLPILERVKGPLEKALAEAALTIENVHMVEVVGSGSRVPAINKILTDFFKKEPRRTMNASECVAKGCALQCAILSPTFKVREFQVNESFPFAISLSWKGSGPDAQGISGSDNQQSSLVFPKGNPIPSIKALTFYRPGTFSIDVQYSDVSELQTPAKISTYTIGPFQTTKTERAKVKVRVRLNLHGIVAIDSATLLEEEEVDIPISKESAAENTKMDTDESPADGAAPPTSNDTDVNMQDAKANTDTTGPENGSPETGEKPVQIDTDTKAPKKKVKKANIPVAEVVYGAMEQVDLQKAVEKEFEMALQDRVMEETKDKKNAVEAYVYEMRNKLNDKYHDFVTAPEREDFTARLQQVEDWLYDDGEDETKGVYIAKLEELKKQGDPIEARYKEHTERGTVIDQLEYCINSYREAAMSSDPKFDHIDINEKQKVLNECVEAENWLREKKQQQEPLPKYANPVLLSAEIRRKAEAVDRFCKPIMTKPKPAKPATPPAQATTPPQGGEQQQPQGGASANANENARNNGSDIPQESMETENKP from the exons ATGAGCGTGGTGGGTTTTGATTTTGGCAATGAGAGCTGCATTGTTGCAGTTGCAAGGCAGAGGGGAATTGATGTTGTACTTAATGATGAGTCGAAGCGTGAAACACCTGCCATTGTGTGCTTTGGTGACAAGCAACGCTTTATTGGGACTGCTGGGGCTGCATCAACTATGATGAACCCCAAGAATTCTGTCTCACAGATGAAGAGACTCATTGGCAAAAAATTCTCTGATCCTGAATTGCAGCGGGATATCAAGTCTTTGCCTTTTAATGTCACAGAAGGCCCTGATGGATTCCCATTAATTCATGCACGCTACATGGGTGAAGTTAAAACATTTACACCTACTCAAGTATTTGGAATGATGTTGTCAAATCTTAAGGAAATAGCCCAGAAAAATCTCAATGCTgctgttgttgattgttgtatTGGAATCCCGGTTTATTTTACTGATATTCAGAGGAGGGCTGTCTTGGATGCAGCCACTATTGCTGGTCTGCATCCGCTTCGCCTGTTCCATGAAACAACTGCAACTGCCTTGGCTTATGGGATTTACAAGACCGATCTTCCTGAGAATGATCAGCTGAATGTTGCCTTTGTCGACATTGGACATGCTAGCATGCAAGTGTGCATTGCTGGCTTCAAAAAGGGACAGCTGAAAGTATTGGCTCACTCCTATGACAGGTCTCTGGGTGGTAGGGATTTTGATGAGGTTCTGTTCCATCACTTTGCTGAAAAATTTAAGATGGAGTACAAAATTGACGTTCTCCAGAATGCCCGGGCTTGTTTGAGGCTTAGGGCTGCTTGTGAGAAGCTGAAGAAGGTGCTTAGTGCAAATCCTGAGGCACCTCTGAATATTGAATGCTTAATGGATGAGAAGGATGTCAGAGGCTTCATCAAGCGCGATGAGTTTGAGCAACTAAGTCTCCCGATTTTGGAACGTGTGAAGGGACCTTTGGAGAAGGCACTAGCTGAAGCAGCTCTTACAATTGAAAATGTTCACATGGTTGAGGTGGTTGGTTCAGGATCTCGTGTACCAGctatcaataaaatattgacaGATTTCTTCAAAAAGGAGCCTAGACGAACAATGAATGCTAGTGAGTGTGTTGCTAAGGGTTGTGCCTTGCAATGTGCAATTCTTAGTCCAACTTTTAAAGTACGAGAGTTTCAG GTCAATGAAAGTTTTCCTTTTGCAATTTCCCTTTCATGGAAAGGTTCTGGACCAGATGCACAGGGAATTAGTGGATCAGATAATCAGCAAAGTAGCCTTGTTTTCCCCAAGGGCAATCCCATTCCTAGTATTAAGGCATTGACATTCTACAGGCCAGGAACATTCTCTATTGATGTACAGTATAGTGATGTGAGTGAACTGCAAACACCTGCCAAGATCAGTACATATACT ATTGGTCCGTTCCAAACTACAAAAACTGAAAGAGCAAAAGTTAAAGTGAGAGTTCGTTTGAATTTGCATGGAATCGTAGCTATTGATTCAGCAACT CTattggaagaggaagaagttgaCATTCCGATTTCCAAAGAATCAGCTGCAGAAAACACCAAGATGGATACCGATGAATCCCCTGCTGATGGTGCTGCTCCTCCAACCTCCAATGACACTGATGTTAACATGCAAGATGCAAAGGCTAATACTGATACCACTGGGCCTGAAAATGGTAGCCCTGAGACTGGAGAAAAGCCTGTGCAAATTGACACTGATACCAAG GCTCCGAAGAAAAAGGTTAAGAAAGCAAATATTCCTGTAGCAGAGGTGGTTTATGGAGCTATGGAACAAGTGGATCTCCAGAAAGCTGTAGAAAAGGAGTTTGAAATGGCTTTGCAAGATCGCGTGATGGAAGAAACAAAAGACAAGAAAAATGCCGTTGAGGCTTATGTTTATGAAATGCGGAACAAG CTTAATGACAAATATCACGATTTTGTCACTGCTCCAGAGAGGGAAGATTTTACTGCTAGACTTCAGCAGGTGGAAGACTGGCTATATGATGATGGTGAAGACGAAACTAAAGGCGTATATATTGCGAAACTTGAAGAACTTAAAAAG CAAGGTGATCCTATTGAAGCTCGTTATAAAGAACACACAGAGAGGGGCACAGTAATTGACCAGCTCGAGTATTGTATAAATAGTTACAGAGAAGCTGCAATGTCAAGTGATCCCAAATTTGATCACATTGACATCAATGAAAAGCAGAAG GTCCTAAATGAGTGTGTTGAGGCTGAAAACTGGCTTAGGGAGAAAAAGCAACAGCAGGAACCACTCCCAAAATATGCCAACCCTGTGCTCTTGTCTGCTGAAATAAGAAGGAAAGCGGAAGCTGTTGACAG GTTCTGCAAGCCAATTATGACGAAGCCAAAACCAGCCAAGCCAGCTACTCCCCCAGCACAAGCAACAACCCCACCACAGGGTGGTGAGCAGCAGCAACCTCAGGGGGGTGCAAGTGCCAACGCTAATGAGAATGCACGGAACAATGGTAGTGATATCCCACAAGAATCGATGGAGACCGAGAATAAGCCATAG
- the LOC107463951 gene encoding uncharacterized protein LOC107463951 isoform X1 produces the protein MDDQTLRNKKEKIIALFIVQLHMLNCLTMKVLITCLELVVEHFKKKKKRRKLNRSSQIAMDSDSDSDSDSSVGEVEAEHEADSQVPEIENTSQDDTASSAFTIQANKKRKRANNGDVNVLNTVNETINMIHSSQEQLANAVSEFISCFKLEKERSERAQNLNSLLKGIDGLNVEQRMRAAVTIVMNKNLLDSIFTVAPEDRSEFVSVILNQSS, from the exons ATGGATGATCAAACTTTGCGAAACAAGAAGGAGAAAATTATTGCACTGTTCATTGTGCAGTTGCATATGCTGAATTGTCTTACCATGAAGGTCCTAATAACTTGTTTAGAATTGGTTGTAGAGCatttcaagaagaaaaagaagagaaggaagttGAATCGTAGTAGTCAAATAGCAATGGATTCGGATTCGGATTCGGATTCGGATTCAAGTGTTGGTGAAGTAGAAGCTGAACATGAAGCTGATTCTCAg GTGCCTGAAATTGAGAATACATCTCAGGATGATACAGCTTCTTCTGCATTTACTATCCAagcaaacaagaaaagaaaaagagctaacaATGGTGATGTAAATGTGCTCAACACAGTAAATGAAACAATCAACATGATCCATAGCTCTCAGGAGCAATTAGCAAACGCTGTAAGTGAATTCATTTCTTGCTTCAAGCTTGAGAAAGAGCGATCCGAACGAGCACAGAATCTAAATTCACTCCTGAAAGGCATTGATGGTTTGAATGTTGAACAAAGGATGAGGGCTGCCGTTACCATTGTGATGAACAAGAACTTGCTTGACAGCATTTTCACAGTTGCACCAGAAGACAGATCTGAATTTGTCTCTGTGATTCTTAACCAGTCTTCTTAA
- the LOC107463951 gene encoding uncharacterized protein LOC107463951 isoform X2, with protein MDSDSDSDSDSSVGEVEAEHEADSQVPEIENTSQDDTASSAFTIQANKKRKRANNGDVNVLNTVNETINMIHSSQEQLANAVSEFISCFKLEKERSERAQNLNSLLKGIDGLNVEQRMRAAVTIVMNKNLLDSIFTVAPEDRSEFVSVILNQSS; from the exons ATGGATTCGGATTCGGATTCGGATTCGGATTCAAGTGTTGGTGAAGTAGAAGCTGAACATGAAGCTGATTCTCAg GTGCCTGAAATTGAGAATACATCTCAGGATGATACAGCTTCTTCTGCATTTACTATCCAagcaaacaagaaaagaaaaagagctaacaATGGTGATGTAAATGTGCTCAACACAGTAAATGAAACAATCAACATGATCCATAGCTCTCAGGAGCAATTAGCAAACGCTGTAAGTGAATTCATTTCTTGCTTCAAGCTTGAGAAAGAGCGATCCGAACGAGCACAGAATCTAAATTCACTCCTGAAAGGCATTGATGGTTTGAATGTTGAACAAAGGATGAGGGCTGCCGTTACCATTGTGATGAACAAGAACTTGCTTGACAGCATTTTCACAGTTGCACCAGAAGACAGATCTGAATTTGTCTCTGTGATTCTTAACCAGTCTTCTTAA
- the LOC107464033 gene encoding pentatricopeptide repeat-containing protein At1g03560, mitochondrial yields the protein MRSNSRILVKLLKRHSHTATPSSRFSTPPPHEVVEPFYDLSDVVVSASRDPPSPSPWLPQILSLLDGSPSMESNLTSFCNKFLITLSPNFVSHILRSLTNQPLLATRFFHWAHSQPSYSHSLHSYVSLIETLSFSSSFDSTVFQNILQEFRCRKFKLTAAAVNSLLRSFAAVGMVEELLWMWRNMKEDGLEPSLYNFNSLMNGLVNAGMVESAVRVFEAMREVNVRPDSVSYNTVIKGYCKVGKTRKALEMIREMEAGDDGDNVGPDKVSYMTVMQACYGEGDVDCCVRLYHEMKEKGLVVPPHAYSLVVCGLCRQGKVVEGLNVFEEMRRDSCGANKAVYTALIDGYAKTGNVDGAMRLFERMRQEGIKPDEVTYGAIVNGLCKGGRVEEALGYLEFCKENGVMVNAVFYSSLIDGLGKAGRVDEAEKLFYEMVDKGCPPDSYCYNALIDGWCKGGRIDEALALFKRMEEEGCEQTVYTYTILISELFKVHRNEEALKLWDMMIDKGITPNVACFRALSIGLCLSGKVARACKILDELAPMGIVLETAYEDMINVLCKAGRVKEACKLADGIVDRGREIPGKVRTLMINALRKAGNADLAIRLMHSKIGIGYDRMRSVKKRVKFQTLIG from the coding sequence ATGAGAAGCAACAGCAGAATACTTGTAAAGCTCCTCAAACGACATTCACACACTGCCACGCCATCATCACGATTCTCCACTCCCCCTCCCCACGAAGTCGTTGAACCCTTCTACGACCTCTCAGACGTCGTCGTTTCAGCCTCCCGTGACCCTCCTTCCCCATCCCCATGGCTCCCCCAAATCCTCTCCCTCCTCGACGGTTCCCCTTCCATGGAATCCAACCTCACCTCCTTCTGCAACAAATTCCTCATCACTCTCTCCCCCAATTTCGTCTCCCACATCCTCCGCTCCCTCACCAACCAACCCCTCCTCGCCACGCGCTTCTTCCACTGGGCTCACTCTCAACCTAGCTATTCCCACTCCCTCCATTCCTACGTCTCTCTCATCGAAACCCTCTCCTTTTCTTCATCCTTCGATTCCACTGTGTTCCAGAACATTCTACAAGAATTCAGGTGCCGGAAGTTTAAATTAACTGCCGCCGCTGTTAACTCCTTGCTCAGGAGCTTTGCCGCGGTTGGCATGGTGGAGGAGCTGTTGTGGATGTGGCGGAACATGAAAGAGGATGGCCTTGAGCCGAGTTTGTATAATTTCAATTCGTTGATGAACGGATTGGTTAATGCCGGTATGGTGGAATCGGCAGTTAGGGTTTTCGAGGCGATGAGGGAGGTTAATGTGAGGCCGGATTCGGTTAGTTACAATACGGTTATTAAAGGGTATTGTAAGGTTGGGAAAACTAGGAAGGCCTTGGAGATGATTAGGGAGATGGAGGCTGGGGATGATGGTGATAATGTGGGGCCGGATAAGGTTAGTTACATGACAGTTATGCAGGCGTGTTATGGCGAAGGGGATGTGGATTGTTGTGTGAGGCTTTACCATGAGATGAAGGAGAAGGGGTTGGTGGTTCCTCCACATGCTTATAGTTTGGTGGTGTGTGGACTTTGCAGGCAAGGGAAGGTTGTTGAGGGTCTCAATGTGTTTGAAGAGATGAGAAGGGATAGTTGCGGAGCCAATAAGGCGGTGTACACGGCGTTGATCGATGGTTATGCGAAGACTGGGAATGTTGATGGGGCGATGAGGTTGTTTGAGAGGATGAGACAGGAGGGGATTAAACCGGATGAAGTTACTTATGGGGCGATTGTTAATGGTTTGTGTAAGGGTGGGAGAGTGGAGGAAGCTTTGGGTTATTTAGAGTTTTGTAAAGAGAATGGTGTTATGGTGAATGCGGTATTTTACTCGAGTTTGATTGATGGCCTTGGGAAGGCTGGGAGAGTTGATGAAGCCGAGAAGTTGTTTTATGAGATGGTTGATAAGGGGTGCCCCCCGGATTCTTATTGCTATAATGCACTTATCGATGGATGGTGTAAAGGTGGGAGGATTGATGAAGCATTGGCACTGTTTAAACGGATGGAGGAGGAAGGTTGCGAGCAGACTGTATATACGTATACCATACTTATCAGTGAGCTTTTTAAAGTGCACAGGAATGAAGAGGCATTGAAATTATGGGACATGATGATAGATAAGGGCATAACACCAAATGTTGCTTGCTTTAGGGCTCTTTCAATTGGACTCTGTCTTTCGGGCAAGGTAGCGAGAGCTTGTAAGATCTTGGATGAGCTGGCACCCATGGGGATTGTTCTTGAAACAGCTTATGAAGACATGATTAACGTGTTGTGCAAAGCCGGCCGGGTGAAGGAAGCCTGCAAGTTGGCCGACGGGATTGTGGACAGAGGTAGAGAAATTCCTGGAAAAGTTAGAACATTGATGATTAATGCGTTGAGGAAGGCTGGTAATGCAGATTTGGCTATAAGGCTGATGCATAGCAAGATTGGTATTGGGTATGACCGGATGCGTAGTGTTAAAAAGAGAGTGAAGTTCCAAACCCTTATTGGCTGA